A single Microbacterium protaetiae DNA region contains:
- a CDS encoding primosomal protein has product MAEDEERPGESRGRGQDRRRSSEPPRSQKDGAPRGRGAGDRADRKPYGDRKPYGDRKPYGDRKPYGDRKPYGDRPARPASGDRADRKPYGDRKPYGDRADRKPYGDRKPYGDRADRKPYGDRKPYGDRADRKPYGDRTPTGRGAERGGRPAYDRKPRVEGRDDRRTTRPPQSERADRPLDPALPDDITPRDLHPAARNELKTLSKENAEQVARHLAMAARLIDDDPARAHEHALAASRHAGRIPVARETVAITAYAIGDFALALRELRTYRRLTGRDDQVALLVDSERGMGRPERALEEGRGVDRAALPTEVRVGLAIAMSGAWLDLGNAERALQELEIPEADPARAFEWSPALFAARATVFEELGRDAEAARWQKLADVAAQALDEASGVDESEVVVIEELDEEEPRSSTDTPAGSDAASESVSEDAAPGEGEA; this is encoded by the coding sequence GTGGCTGAAGACGAAGAACGTCCGGGCGAAAGCCGTGGACGGGGTCAGGATCGGCGACGGTCGAGCGAGCCGCCGCGATCTCAGAAGGACGGCGCGCCGCGTGGCCGCGGCGCGGGCGATCGGGCTGATCGCAAGCCGTACGGCGATCGCAAGCCGTACGGGGATCGCAAGCCGTACGGCGATCGCAAGCCGTACGGGGATCGGAAGCCGTATGGTGATCGGCCGGCTCGTCCGGCGTCCGGGGATCGTGCTGATCGCAAGCCGTACGGTGACCGCAAGCCGTATGGAGATCGTGCCGATCGCAAGCCGTACGGTGACCGCAAGCCGTATGGTGATCGTGCCGATCGCAAGCCGTACGGTGACCGCAAGCCGTATGGTGATCGTGCCGATCGCAAGCCCTACGGTGATCGCACGCCTACGGGCCGCGGCGCGGAGCGCGGCGGCCGGCCGGCATACGATCGGAAGCCCCGAGTCGAGGGGCGGGACGACCGGCGGACGACGCGTCCGCCTCAGAGCGAACGGGCCGACCGTCCGCTGGATCCGGCGCTGCCCGACGACATCACGCCGCGCGATCTGCATCCCGCCGCGCGCAATGAGCTGAAGACATTGAGCAAGGAGAACGCCGAGCAGGTGGCGCGGCATCTGGCGATGGCCGCGCGTCTTATCGATGACGATCCGGCACGGGCGCATGAGCATGCGCTGGCGGCCTCTCGGCATGCCGGGAGGATCCCGGTGGCACGTGAGACCGTGGCGATCACCGCGTACGCCATCGGCGATTTCGCACTCGCCCTGCGGGAGCTGCGCACGTATCGGCGGCTCACCGGGCGCGATGACCAGGTGGCGCTGCTGGTGGACAGCGAGCGCGGCATGGGACGGCCTGAGCGTGCTCTCGAGGAAGGGCGCGGCGTGGACCGGGCGGCACTTCCCACAGAGGTACGGGTGGGCCTGGCCATCGCGATGTCGGGCGCCTGGCTCGACCTGGGCAATGCCGAGCGTGCGCTGCAGGAGCTGGAGATCCCGGAGGCCGATCCCGCCCGCGCGTTCGAATGGAGCCCCGCTCTGTTCGCCGCGCGCGCGACGGTGTTCGAAGAGCTGGGACGAGACGCCGAGGCGGCGCGTTGGCAGAAGCTGGCCGACGTGGCCGCGCAGGCTCTGGATGAGGCATCCGGAGTCGACGAGAGCGAGGTCGTGGTCATCGAAGAGCTCGACGAGGAGGAACCGCGCAGCTCGACAGACACGCCTGCGGGCAGCGACGCCGCGTCTGAGTCGGTGAGCGAAGACGCCGCGCCCGGGGAAGGCGAGGCCTGA
- a CDS encoding HAD-IIA family hydrolase: protein MPLFGRSPRTPTPAPTPTPMDGVDTVLADLDGVIYAGSGALPHAVASLTRAADDGARLGYITNNASRTDANVAAHLRELGLARTVPEDVVTSPQAAVRLLKTMVPAPAVILVVGGEGLTSEVTRAGYTVTGSADDEPAAVVQGFSPDIVWTQLAEAAFALKVPEEEGGIPWIATNTDWTLPQARGIAPGNGTLVSAVHTAVGRLATVAGKPEPAIFREAVARFGARHPLFIGDRLDTDIAGAQAAGIPSVLVLTGVDRPKHVLAAPPTSRPDFILEDLRQLFEPYPATQTDGDTTRVGDAVVRIDGADLRVLDAGSRPIDLVRAGSAAVWNSGRAIFGFRVEDALYADPFVRP, encoded by the coding sequence ATGCCGCTGTTCGGCCGCTCACCCCGCACGCCCACGCCCGCTCCCACGCCCACGCCCATGGACGGGGTCGACACTGTCTTGGCTGACCTGGACGGCGTCATCTACGCGGGCTCCGGGGCGCTTCCCCACGCTGTGGCGAGCCTGACCCGCGCGGCCGACGACGGAGCGCGGCTGGGCTACATCACCAACAATGCGTCGCGCACCGACGCGAACGTCGCCGCGCACCTGCGTGAACTCGGGCTCGCGCGCACGGTGCCCGAAGACGTCGTGACCAGTCCGCAGGCCGCGGTCCGGCTGCTGAAGACGATGGTGCCCGCTCCCGCGGTGATCCTCGTGGTGGGCGGCGAGGGCCTGACCTCCGAGGTCACCCGGGCCGGTTACACGGTCACCGGCAGCGCCGACGACGAGCCGGCCGCTGTCGTGCAGGGGTTCTCGCCCGACATCGTATGGACCCAGCTGGCCGAAGCCGCCTTCGCCCTGAAGGTTCCCGAAGAAGAGGGCGGCATCCCGTGGATCGCCACCAACACCGACTGGACCCTGCCGCAGGCGCGCGGCATCGCACCGGGAAACGGCACGCTGGTCTCGGCCGTGCACACGGCGGTCGGCCGGCTGGCCACTGTCGCCGGCAAACCCGAACCCGCGATCTTCCGCGAGGCGGTGGCGCGGTTCGGTGCGCGTCATCCCCTTTTCATCGGCGACCGGCTCGACACCGACATTGCGGGCGCGCAGGCCGCCGGCATCCCCTCGGTACTGGTCCTGACCGGTGTCGACCGGCCCAAGCACGTGCTGGCGGCGCCGCCGACAAGCCGGCCCGATTTCATCCTCGAAGACCTGCGGCAGCTGTTCGAGCCGTACCCGGCCACGCAGACCGACGGCGACACGACCCGGGTGGGCGACGCGGTGGTACGCATCGACGGCGCCGATCTGCGGGTGCTGGATGCCGGATCCCGGCCGATCGACCTGGTTCGGGCGGGATCCGCCGCGGTGTGGAACTCGGGCCGCGCGATCTTCGGATTCCGCGTCGAGGACGCTTTGTACGCCGACCCGTTC